One window from the genome of Chroococcidiopsis sp. TS-821 encodes:
- the ctaD gene encoding cytochrome c oxidase subunit I: MTQAQLQEGANLPALSEEPGVRKWRDYFSFNTDHKVIGIQYLVTTFIFYCIGGVLADLVRTELKTPETDFVSPEVYNSLFTLHATIMIFLWIVPAGAGFANYLIPLMIGAKDMAFPRLNAVAFWMIPPAGLLLISSLLIGDAPDAGWTSYPPLSLVTGQVGEAIWIMSVLLLGTSSILGAINFLVTIWKMRTPGMTFNQMPLFCWAMVATSAITLLSTPVLAGALILLAFDLLAGTTFFNPTGGGDPIVYQHMFWFYSHPAVYIMILPFFGLISEILPVHARKPIFGYQAIAYSSLAISFLGLIVWAHHMFTSGVPGWLRMFFMITTMIIAVPTGIKVFSWVATVWGGKLRLNSAMLFAMGFVGTFVIGGISGIMLAAVPFDIHVHDTYFVVAHLHYVLFGGSVLGIYAGFYHWFPKMTGRMLNEFWGKVHFALTIVGLNLTFLPMHKLGMMGMNRRIAVYDPKFETLNFICTMGSYLLAVSTFPFIINAIWSWMYGPKAGNNPWQALTLEWMTTSPPAIENFDKPPVLATGPYDYGMSHGDDEEVEKVPLSDEREPALAAGPNSALRADPDPKVAAHPEDRK; the protein is encoded by the coding sequence ATGACACAAGCACAGCTACAAGAAGGCGCTAACCTTCCTGCCCTAAGTGAGGAACCAGGGGTAAGAAAATGGCGCGATTACTTCAGCTTTAATACCGACCACAAAGTCATCGGCATTCAATACCTCGTCACAACGTTTATTTTTTACTGTATTGGTGGTGTTTTAGCTGACTTAGTACGAACCGAACTCAAAACACCAGAAACAGATTTTGTCAGCCCAGAAGTTTACAACAGCTTGTTTACGCTTCATGCCACGATCATGATCTTCCTGTGGATCGTACCCGCAGGCGCAGGATTTGCGAATTATCTCATTCCCCTGATGATCGGGGCAAAGGATATGGCATTTCCACGGTTGAACGCCGTTGCCTTCTGGATGATTCCACCTGCTGGTTTGTTGCTGATCAGCAGCTTATTAATTGGGGATGCCCCTGATGCGGGTTGGACATCTTATCCACCTCTAAGTCTAGTCACAGGACAGGTAGGCGAAGCGATCTGGATTATGAGCGTCCTGTTGCTAGGGACTTCATCAATCCTGGGGGCAATTAACTTCCTCGTGACCATTTGGAAGATGCGCACCCCAGGCATGACATTTAACCAAATGCCTTTATTTTGTTGGGCAATGGTGGCAACTTCAGCAATTACTTTGCTTTCGACTCCTGTACTCGCCGGTGCGTTAATTCTTTTAGCATTTGACTTACTCGCAGGTACAACGTTTTTTAACCCAACTGGCGGTGGCGATCCCATTGTTTACCAGCACATGTTCTGGTTTTATTCGCACCCAGCGGTTTACATTATGATTTTGCCCTTCTTCGGGCTAATTTCCGAAATCTTGCCTGTACACGCGCGTAAACCCATTTTTGGCTATCAAGCGATCGCTTATTCGAGTTTGGCAATTAGCTTTTTGGGCTTGATCGTCTGGGCGCACCACATGTTCACTAGTGGTGTTCCTGGTTGGTTGCGGATGTTTTTCATGATCACAACGATGATCATCGCCGTACCTACAGGGATCAAAGTATTTAGTTGGGTAGCCACGGTTTGGGGCGGTAAATTACGCCTCAATAGTGCAATGCTCTTTGCGATGGGCTTTGTCGGAACGTTCGTGATTGGGGGAATTAGCGGCATTATGTTAGCTGCTGTACCTTTTGACATTCACGTTCACGATACCTATTTTGTAGTAGCTCACCTGCACTACGTTCTCTTTGGTGGTAGCGTCCTCGGTATCTATGCAGGTTTCTACCACTGGTTTCCCAAAATGACTGGGCGCATGCTCAACGAGTTTTGGGGTAAGGTACACTTTGCCCTCACGATCGTGGGCTTGAATTTAACTTTCTTGCCAATGCACAAGTTGGGCATGATGGGTATGAACCGCCGCATCGCAGTATATGACCCTAAATTTGAAACGCTCAACTTTATCTGCACGATGGGGTCTTATTTACTTGCCGTTTCCACATTTCCGTTTATCATCAACGCGATTTGGAGTTGGATGTACGGTCCTAAAGCAGGTAATAACCCTTGGCAAGCACTCACCTTAGAGTGGATGACAACTTCACCACCTGCCATTGAGAATTTTGACAAGCCGCCTGTGCTAGCAACCGGACCGTACGACTACGGCATGAGTCACGGTGACGATGAGGAAGTGGAGAAAGTCCCACTTTCTGACGAAAGAGAACCTGCTTTAGCAGCAGGTCCAAATTCAGCATTGCGTGCCGATCCCGATCCCAAGGTTGCTGCTCATCCAGAAGACCGCAAGTAA
- a CDS encoding cytochrome c oxidase subunit II, producing the protein MNIPSSIWTLLVGIVVTLVSLWYGQNHGLLPAPASDEAELVDGLFNAMLTISTGLFLIVEGALIYSAIRYRRRPGDDSDGPPVFGNIPLEILWTAVPAIIVIGIAIYSFDVYNSIGGFSPHAVHDAPIGEQAVRMPGAAIAATLSDTPPSADPNLNQEKSDAAMQDPATAAVRNADQIPQRRNAPGVGVVSPTIGASPDKEGAPPALTVNVTGLQYAWIFTYPDTGITTGELHVPVGREVQISMTANDVIHAFWVPELRLKQDAIPGRQSEIRFTPKTVGEYKLICAELCGPYHGAMNTQFVIETPEAFEQWQKEQQVASRDAQQLVAMNSADLSPAEFLAPYVSDLGIQPEMLQQIHHTHH; encoded by the coding sequence GTGAACATTCCATCTTCGATCTGGACCTTACTCGTTGGTATCGTCGTCACCTTAGTCAGCCTTTGGTACGGTCAGAACCATGGTCTGTTGCCAGCCCCTGCATCAGACGAAGCCGAGTTAGTAGATGGGCTTTTCAATGCGATGTTAACGATCTCCACTGGTTTATTTCTGATAGTGGAAGGTGCCTTAATCTACTCTGCGATTCGCTATCGTCGTCGCCCTGGTGACGATTCTGATGGACCACCAGTGTTCGGCAATATTCCACTAGAAATTTTATGGACAGCAGTACCGGCTATTATTGTTATTGGAATTGCTATCTATAGCTTTGATGTCTATAACTCAATTGGTGGATTTAGTCCGCATGCCGTCCACGATGCTCCAATAGGAGAACAAGCAGTCAGAATGCCAGGAGCCGCGATCGCTGCAACGCTGAGCGATACACCGCCAAGCGCAGATCCTAACCTGAACCAGGAAAAATCTGACGCGGCAATGCAAGACCCAGCAACCGCAGCAGTTCGCAACGCTGACCAAATTCCCCAAAGACGAAACGCGCCTGGCGTTGGAGTTGTTTCTCCTACAATTGGTGCAAGCCCTGACAAAGAAGGAGCACCCCCAGCACTGACGGTCAACGTCACAGGATTGCAATACGCGTGGATCTTCACCTATCCAGATACAGGAATTACAACAGGTGAATTACACGTTCCGGTAGGGCGCGAAGTTCAAATCAGCATGACAGCAAACGATGTGATCCACGCTTTTTGGGTGCCAGAATTACGCCTCAAACAAGATGCGATTCCTGGTAGACAGTCAGAAATTCGCTTTACACCAAAAACTGTAGGTGAGTATAAGCTAATCTGTGCTGAACTTTGCGGCCCGTACCACGGTGCGATGAATACGCAATTTGTCATCGAGACACCAGAAGCCTTTGAGCAATGGCAAAAAGAGCAGCAAGTTGCCAGTCGCGATGCGCAGCAGCTAGTTGCTATGAATTCAGCCGATTTATCTCCCGCAGAATTTTTAGCTCCTTACGTCAGTGATTTGGGCATTCAGCCAGAAATGCTTCAACAAATCCATCACACTCATCATTAA